A DNA window from Augochlora pura isolate Apur16 chromosome 9, APUR_v2.2.1, whole genome shotgun sequence contains the following coding sequences:
- the Mefts gene encoding elongation factor Ts, mitochondrial: MIPRQLFRSIHANYLLCYSSKKTLLSKLRKKTGYTFINCKKALELHDNDFTKAEEWLKEQAQSQGWSQAAKLQSRVTTQGLVSVVTNNNYGAIVEINCETDFVARNKKFLDLAELTLSTVLKHGMSLESHSPISKHMFFSDYINALPVGDGKNIGDHSALTIGSIGENINVRRALCINVEQDVHLYGCTHPTPINPVSSSFGRYGALVALKSKEKCATLGLHLCQHIIGMNPTKIGDPTIDEPSNDVEDETVMLYQNFLLDSSLSVQQLLQNKEAEIIDFVRFEVGGNIELETQKQPLDSLETCG, encoded by the exons ATGATTCCACGTCAGTTGTTTCGTTCGATACACGCAAATTACCTGCTCTGCTATTCTTCGAAGAAAACCCTGCTATCAAAATTGCGTAAAAAGACTGGCTACACATTTATAAACTGTAAAAAGGCGTTAGAACTACACGACAATGACTTTACAAAA GCTGAAGAATGGCTGAAAGAGCAGGCTCAAAGCCAAGGTTGGTCTCAAGCAGCCAAACTGCAATCCAGAGTGACCACTCAAGGATTAGTATCAGTAGTTACCAACAACAATTATGGAGCTATTGTGGAGATCAATTGCGAAACAGACTTTGTagcaagaaacaaaaaattccTTGATCTGGCAGAACTAACACTGTCGACTGTGTTAAAACATGGAATGTCATTGGAATCGCATTCACCTATCTCCAAACATATGTTTTTCTCAGATTATATCAATGCTTTGCCAGTCGGCGATGGCAAAAACATAGGCGATCATTCTGCTCTAACAATTGGTAGTATCGgggaaaatattaacgtaaGACGCGCCTTATGTATAAATGTTGAACAAGATGTGCATCTCTATGGTTGCACTCATCCTACACCCATAAATCCAGTATCATCATCTTTTGGACGATACGGTGCCCTGGTGGCTTTAAAATCCAAAGAAAAATGCGCCACTCTGGGATTGCACCTTTGTCAACACATTATCG GCATGAATCCCACTAAAATTGGAGATCCAACTATCGATGAACCAAGCAACGACGTGGAGGACGAAACGGTCATGCTGTATCAAAATTTTCTGCTTGATTCCTCCTTGTCCGTGCAACAGCTGTTGCAAAACAAAGAGGCAGAAATTATAGATTTTGTGCGGTTTGAAGTTGGTGGAAATATTGAGTTAGAAACACAAAAACAGCCATTGGACTCCCTGGAAACCTGTGGTTGA